The following proteins are co-located in the Microvirga ossetica genome:
- a CDS encoding transcriptional regulator, SarA/Rot family — MPITIVDKSAQSWPSCLSTTAIDKPPDWRRIATRDDSSGHRLEPSTITPAVKRLESAGFVARQRSASDERQVQVHLSKKGRDLHAMTGCLTEALLRHSGFTVPEMIELNQKVHLLRDGMTKALADT, encoded by the coding sequence GTGCCGATTACCATCGTCGACAAATCAGCTCAGTCTTGGCCAAGTTGCCTATCGACGACAGCCATCGACAAGCCTCCGGACTGGCGTCGGATCGCCACTCGCGACGACAGCAGCGGTCACAGGCTCGAGCCCAGCACGATCACGCCCGCTGTGAAGCGACTGGAAAGCGCAGGCTTTGTTGCCCGGCAGCGCAGCGCCTCGGATGAACGCCAAGTCCAGGTTCATCTCAGCAAGAAGGGCCGCGATCTCCACGCGATGACGGGGTGCCTCACAGAGGCGCTGTTGCGCCACTCCGGCTTCACGGTGCCGGAGATGATCGAGCTGAACCAGAAGGTGCACTTGCTGCGTGACGGCATGACAAAGGCACTGGCGGATACCTAA
- a CDS encoding VOC family protein translates to MRVHALDHIVLAVHDVARTRRFYERVLGMESKEERPGKWSLHFGAQKISLQDAKASPGIARDTVPGSGNFCLLTDAPIDEVMVHLEREGVAVIDGPGERAGATGTLVSVYFKDPDGNLVEVSNYIQL, encoded by the coding sequence ATGAGGGTTCATGCGCTGGATCACATTGTCCTCGCTGTTCACGACGTGGCGCGTACGCGCCGCTTCTACGAGCGGGTTCTGGGGATGGAGTCGAAGGAGGAGCGTCCTGGCAAGTGGTCGCTGCATTTCGGAGCCCAGAAGATCAGCCTGCAAGATGCCAAGGCCTCGCCGGGCATTGCCCGTGATACCGTTCCAGGAAGCGGAAACTTCTGCCTTCTCACCGACGCGCCCATTGACGAGGTCATGGTGCATCTCGAACGCGAGGGTGTTGCTGTCATTGATGGACCTGGCGAGCGTGCCGGCGCGACAGGAACCCTCGTGTCAGTCTACTTCAAGGACCCGGATGGCAATCTGGTTGAGGTTAGTAATTACATTCAATTGTGA
- a CDS encoding catalase family protein: MMEFVRYSSGIEAPDPNFDSALHTVLEDLRQQVTASPKFDGGVAVRNAHAKGYGLARGEVEILADIPPEYAQGIYLKPGRHEAMVRFSNGQPHINSDRLLGSVCGIGLKIFGIEGRKLLDDEPDSRTFDYAMINYPIFFANTVEHYIFVLKIGAQASAPPPPTELPQERRARIARFLHDFITGMGTLEPENWAWEELAALAQFAQIPFVNLLLSTYHTMGAVRHGDHVAKLRIAPDKEFADRVVRRALDVNAAQQVFRPALVAELKERPYEFDIQVQLCTNLYEMPIEDVTVRWPESLSPFVTVAKLRLPQQDIGGDDNLERMDATSMSPWRVTEDHRPLGNIMRARKEVYRLSSTLRHQLNHQTRKEPEDLAEVFG, translated from the coding sequence ATGATGGAGTTCGTCCGCTATAGTTCGGGGATCGAAGCCCCGGACCCCAACTTCGACTCGGCGCTTCACACCGTCCTCGAAGACCTCAGGCAGCAGGTGACGGCTTCGCCCAAGTTCGACGGCGGCGTCGCCGTGCGCAACGCGCATGCAAAGGGCTACGGGCTCGCACGGGGCGAAGTCGAGATCCTCGCCGACATTCCGCCGGAATATGCGCAGGGCATCTATTTGAAGCCGGGCCGGCACGAGGCGATGGTCCGCTTTTCGAACGGACAGCCGCATATCAACTCGGACAGGCTGCTCGGGTCGGTTTGCGGCATCGGGCTCAAGATCTTCGGGATCGAAGGACGCAAGCTCCTGGACGACGAGCCGGACAGCCGCACCTTCGACTATGCGATGATCAATTATCCGATCTTCTTCGCCAACACAGTCGAGCATTACATCTTCGTGCTGAAGATCGGCGCCCAGGCCAGCGCCCCGCCGCCGCCGACCGAGCTGCCGCAGGAGCGGCGGGCGCGGATCGCCCGCTTCCTGCACGACTTCATCACCGGAATGGGCACGCTGGAGCCCGAGAACTGGGCCTGGGAAGAGCTGGCCGCGCTCGCGCAGTTCGCGCAGATCCCGTTCGTCAACCTGCTGCTGTCGACCTATCATACGATGGGCGCCGTCCGGCACGGCGACCATGTCGCAAAGCTTCGCATCGCTCCGGACAAGGAATTCGCCGACCGCGTGGTTAGGCGGGCGCTCGATGTGAACGCGGCGCAGCAGGTCTTCCGGCCCGCGCTCGTGGCCGAGCTGAAGGAGCGGCCGTACGAGTTCGACATCCAGGTGCAGCTCTGCACGAACCTTTACGAGATGCCGATCGAGGACGTGACGGTGCGGTGGCCGGAGAGCCTGTCCCCGTTCGTCACCGTGGCCAAGCTCCGCCTGCCGCAACAGGACATCGGTGGCGACGACAATCTCGAGCGGATGGACGCGACGTCGATGTCGCCCTGGCGCGTGACCGAAGATCATCGCCCGCTCGGCAACATCATGCGTGCCCGCAAGGAAGTGTACCGCCTGTCATCGACCCTGCGCCACCAGCTCAACCATCAAACGCGAAAGGAGCCAGAGGATCTCGCTGAGGTCTTCGGGTAG
- a CDS encoding Dyp-type peroxidase encodes MVTLEKGAGERESPSSPTLDLDDIQATVLRYRPEPYFGTHVLLRVDDVQGGREFLRRLSPHIDSAAGWWNAGDAWLGVGISYAGLEALGLPDGSLQSFPEAFRAGMAARAEQLRDLGENASGNWDFPFGTGHVHIGVTAFSDTAAKWRRTVAVAREQAIGFSGVTIIHMQDFGAQPGSLNPFGYKDGIGQPAIEGSGVDPLPGQGRAIKAGEFILGYPGETGFAYPMPQPDMLGRNGTYVGFRKYQSRVGTFNRFLQANAGTPEERELLAAKLVGRWRSGAPLTLAPGADDPLLGEDSQRNNDFDYSTDARGRQVPLGCHMRRMNPRNARLAQLTDVNLHRIIRRGTTYGAPYDPDALSEEEDEVPRGVYFLFISAKAMATLEFLQGEWINDGNFAGVGDERDPMVGLQPDGAVFSIPQAPVRRRIHGIDTFNVLRGGEYLFMPSLSALKWIASLS; translated from the coding sequence ATGGTGACACTGGAAAAAGGGGCCGGCGAGCGTGAATCACCGAGTTCGCCGACACTTGATTTGGATGACATCCAGGCGACGGTCCTGAGATACCGGCCGGAGCCCTATTTCGGCACGCACGTACTCCTGCGGGTTGACGATGTGCAAGGCGGCCGCGAGTTCCTGCGCCGGCTCAGCCCTCACATCGATTCCGCAGCCGGCTGGTGGAACGCGGGAGATGCCTGGCTCGGGGTTGGGATCAGTTATGCGGGGCTCGAAGCGCTTGGGCTGCCAGACGGGTCCCTGCAAAGCTTTCCCGAGGCATTTCGCGCCGGCATGGCCGCCCGCGCGGAGCAGCTTCGCGACCTTGGCGAAAACGCGTCTGGCAACTGGGACTTCCCGTTCGGCACGGGCCATGTCCACATCGGCGTTACGGCCTTCAGCGATACCGCGGCGAAGTGGCGCCGCACGGTCGCCGTTGCCCGCGAGCAGGCGATCGGCTTCTCCGGCGTCACCATCATCCATATGCAGGACTTCGGGGCGCAGCCGGGCAGTCTCAATCCGTTCGGCTACAAGGACGGCATCGGCCAGCCCGCGATCGAAGGCAGCGGCGTCGATCCGCTGCCCGGCCAAGGTCGGGCGATCAAGGCCGGTGAGTTCATCCTCGGCTATCCCGGCGAGACGGGCTTCGCCTATCCGATGCCGCAGCCCGACATGCTAGGGCGAAACGGCACTTACGTCGGTTTTCGCAAGTATCAGTCCCGCGTCGGCACGTTCAATCGCTTCCTCCAGGCGAACGCAGGCACGCCCGAAGAGCGGGAATTGCTTGCGGCCAAGCTAGTCGGCCGCTGGCGCAGCGGGGCGCCGCTGACGCTCGCCCCGGGCGCGGACGATCCGCTGCTCGGCGAGGACTCTCAGCGCAACAACGACTTCGATTATTCAACCGACGCGCGGGGACGGCAGGTACCGCTCGGCTGTCACATGCGCCGCATGAACCCGCGCAATGCGCGGCTCGCGCAACTGACCGACGTCAACCTGCACCGGATCATCAGGCGCGGCACGACCTATGGCGCGCCGTACGATCCGGACGCTTTGTCCGAGGAAGAGGATGAGGTGCCGCGCGGCGTCTATTTCCTCTTCATCAGCGCCAAGGCGATGGCCACGCTCGAATTCCTGCAAGGGGAGTGGATCAACGACGGGAACTTCGCCGGCGTGGGCGACGAGCGCGATCCGATGGTCGGGCTTCAGCCCGACGGTGCCGTGTTTTCGATTCCGCAGGCGCCGGTCCGGCGCCGGATCCACGGCATCGACACGTTCAATGTCCTTCGCGGAGGGGAGTATTTGTTCATGCCGAGCCTTTCGGCATTGAAGTGGATCGCGAGCCTTTCTTGA
- a CDS encoding SDR family oxidoreductase translates to MKIVVIGGTGLIGSKTVAILRQGGHEVTAASPQSGINSITGEGLKEAMADTQVVIDLANSPSFEDGAVLNFFETSGRNLLTAEAAAGVRHHLALSIVGTDRTPDNGYFRAKVAQEKLIETAGIPYTIIRSTQFLEFLRAIADSSADGNRIRLSPGLFQPIAADDVAVIVADVALAAPRNGIVEIAGPERAPFNEIVARYLKAVGDPREVVSDPEARYWGGRVEEHSLVPLGEARLGRIGLDEWLRRSRTAA, encoded by the coding sequence ATGAAGATCGTCGTCATCGGCGGCACCGGCCTGATCGGCTCGAAGACCGTCGCCATTCTGCGCCAGGGCGGCCACGAGGTCACCGCCGCCTCGCCCCAAAGCGGGATCAACAGCATCACCGGCGAGGGGTTGAAAGAGGCCATGGCCGACACGCAGGTGGTGATCGACCTCGCCAATTCGCCCTCATTCGAAGACGGGGCGGTGCTGAACTTCTTCGAGACCTCCGGCCGCAACCTTCTCACAGCGGAGGCCGCGGCAGGCGTCCGGCACCATCTCGCGCTCTCCATCGTCGGAACCGACCGGACGCCCGACAATGGCTATTTCCGTGCCAAGGTCGCTCAGGAGAAGCTGATTGAGACCGCCGGCATCCCGTACACGATCATCCGCTCGACCCAATTCCTGGAGTTCCTCCGCGCCATCGCCGATTCAAGTGCCGATGGGAACAGGATCAGGCTGTCGCCCGGCCTGTTCCAGCCCATCGCGGCCGACGACGTGGCTGTCATCGTCGCCGATGTGGCGCTCGCCGCGCCGCGAAACGGCATCGTCGAGATCGCCGGCCCGGAACGAGCACCGTTCAACGAGATCGTCGCCCGCTATCTGAAGGCGGTCGGCGACCCGCGTGAGGTCGTGAGCGACCCCGAGGCCCGATACTGGGGCGGCCGGGTCGAGGAGCACTCGCTCGTGCCATTGGGCGAGGCGCGCCTCGGCCGCATCGGCCTCGACGAGTGGCTCCGCCGCTCACGGACGGCAGCCTGA
- a CDS encoding cupin domain-containing protein — protein MTIKLVALVLLCLMSATAMAQEPKVTSLMSKDLAENPGREVLMITVEHAPGGSSAIHRHNAHAFVYVLEGSVVMQLKGGQQVTLTPGQTFYEGPDDVHVVDRNASGTNPAKFLVVLIKDKGAPALVPAE, from the coding sequence ATGACGATCAAACTCGTTGCATTGGTCCTGCTATGCCTCATGAGCGCCACGGCGATGGCTCAGGAGCCTAAGGTCACGTCGCTCATGTCCAAGGATCTTGCGGAGAATCCCGGCAGGGAAGTGCTGATGATCACGGTAGAGCATGCGCCCGGCGGGTCGAGCGCTATCCACCGACACAATGCACATGCGTTCGTTTACGTACTGGAGGGCTCCGTAGTGATGCAGCTAAAGGGTGGACAACAAGTAACACTGACCCCAGGACAGACATTCTATGAAGGTCCGGACGATGTTCATGTCGTTGACCGGAACGCAAGCGGTACCAATCCGGCGAAATTCCTGGTGGTCCTGATCAAGGACAAGGGGGCTCCGGCACTCGTGCCGGCAGAGTGA
- a CDS encoding TetR/AcrR family transcriptional regulator, which produces MLGPIRGRKSSREKILDAAAELVSEIGSGRLTLDAVAEKAGLSKGGLLYNFPNKDALLQGMIQRLVDEVSAEREALRAEAEPGRNLEARLCTAALLKLRKGRTKEVASGMLAASAENPRLLDPVREVIKATLENLKATSDDLDAALVGWLAIEGLNSLAMHDLNPFSEEEHERVVQAVDRLLRRGIAE; this is translated from the coding sequence ATGTTGGGACCTATTCGAGGCCGAAAGAGTTCCCGCGAGAAAATTCTCGATGCGGCTGCCGAGCTTGTGAGCGAGATCGGTTCGGGACGGCTGACGCTGGATGCCGTTGCCGAAAAGGCCGGTCTCAGCAAGGGCGGTCTGCTCTACAACTTTCCCAACAAGGACGCGCTGCTTCAGGGAATGATCCAGCGCCTCGTCGATGAGGTCTCGGCGGAGCGGGAGGCGCTCCGAGCCGAAGCCGAGCCCGGGCGTAACCTGGAAGCACGTCTGTGCACGGCAGCGCTGCTCAAGCTGCGCAAGGGCAGGACGAAGGAAGTCGCCAGCGGCATGCTGGCAGCCTCGGCCGAAAACCCGCGCCTGCTTGATCCCGTGCGCGAGGTCATCAAGGCGACCCTGGAGAACCTGAAAGCCACGTCGGACGATCTGGACGCGGCGCTGGTGGGCTGGCTGGCCATTGAGGGACTGAACAGCCTGGCGATGCACGATCTCAACCCCTTCTCGGAGGAAGAGCATGAGCGGGTCGTCCAAGCGGTCGACCGCCTGTTACGCAGAGGAATCGCTGAGTAG
- a CDS encoding helix-turn-helix domain-containing protein codes for MRFLSRPLVTVPLEGKLLKITLKAVDLMLAQLGGALPRELTGRTRSRAWGIL; via the coding sequence GTGCGGTTCCTGTCGCGTCCGCTGGTGACGGTGCCGCTCGAGGGTAAGCTACTCAAAATCACGCTCAAGGCCGTCGACCTGATGCTCGCCCAGTTGGGCGGAGCGCTGCCGCGCGAGCTCACCGGACGAACCCGCTCCAGAGCATGGGGCATCCTGTAG